CTATTCAAAGGTGAGCTTGGAGTGAGAAATAGAATATGGAGTGTAAGGGGGCGTCCCAGGGGTTGCCATTACACTCGATCTGACGCTAGAACTCTCGAATACCTTGTAAAACTCTCCACGAAACACCAAATCGACGCAACCGAGTTTTTCAACGCATTTGTACACGCACGGGAAAACGGAGAAGCCATGTGTCGAGGATTAACTATTCAATCCCGCACAAGGAAAAACGACCGATGCATCTTTCTTGTAACTAAAGACCACATTGTGGTAGCACAGTTTCCGATACAGGAAGAAATCCTCAGAGAGCCTAATCCATTAGACCGATTTGATTTTTTGCGTGAGAGCGTTAACTACATCGCGGCAATGAAAAATAGAAAAGCGCCCAAAACTGGACGCGTCCACATTAAGGATTTAGAAGTTGGAATGAAAGGAGTTAGCCTAAAAGCGCGAGTCACCGAAATTTCAAAGCCAAAACTGATTCTAACTAGACTCAACGAGTATGCCCTTTTGGCTACTGCAACTCTTTTTGACAAAAACAGCATGATTAAAGTGCCTTTATGGAACGAACGAATCCACAGTATTTCCGTCAATGACGAAGTTCGAATCGATAACGCAAGGGTCACCGTGTTTCGAGGTGAAAAGCAGCTAAGAATCGGAAGAAATGGCAAGTTGAAAGTAGTCGAAAACAACTCGTCACATATAGCTAAAAGCACCGTTGAATGTATAGCTAAATAGGATATGCCGAGACAAGGAAATGAAAAACTAGAATTGCCTCAAAAAATGGGATCGCACGCGCATAATAGGTGAAACTACGTATTTTGTGTTAACTTCGTTCCATTTTCAAGGTTTGTTTTTCCATTATTATTCATAGAAAAAGACAGAGTTGCTTCCAACCTAGTGTTTATTCCATTTTTCTTGTAGGAACTTCGGAATGTCTGAGGAATCTCTAGGACCCACCATTACTTCCCAGCCGCTAGCCTCTTCTATCTCTCCGCTAAGTCGAGCCGCTTTCCCGGGAATAATCAGTTTTCGATGCTTTACCTTCTCTTCCATCTTAGCCTCCTTAATAGCCTCAGCCACTTTATCCGCCGTTAGCTTTCGCCCCGCAACCGCACAATCTACAGCAATTCCCTCTGAGTCGACCACTAAAAGATAGGAGTCGACACCAGCCGATTCAATGTCAGAAGCCACAGTGTAAAACGTAAGGGCAAAGTTCGTTGTAAACATCACCGGCGAGCCTTCACTAGGAGTTCCAAGCATCCGCAGTCCAGGCTCAACCGCCACTGGCTTACGCGGGTCGGTGTAAATGTTTTCTCTAAGAACCACATTAGGCAGAAGCACCCACCCCTTAGTGCTGTGTAAAATCAAAATGTCAGCATAACGATTGATAAGTGTCGCTGCTAAATAAGCCTCGTTCCATTCCGCAATCTCCACCGGAGCATCTGCATTCTCCATCCACGCCGTTATGGGAGTACCAATCAGTGGAAAGCCAAAAAGCTCATCACCTTTCTTAGTTGCTGCACGCCGAATCATGGTAAAATTGTTAATCATGTCTCCAAGTCCCTCACCAAGCAACGTTCCAGGATCCAACACCAAATCCTTCACGCCGTATTCTGTTAAAGTCTTAGACAGTGATCGGAGAAGCTTAAGGTCATTTGGAGCAAAGGCTACAAGAGGACAATTATACATGAGGGCAAGCTCAGCCACGTCTTTCCAGTTTTCTTTCGTAGCAGCGTAAAGAAGAGGTCTAGCT
This portion of the Candidatus Bathyarchaeota archaeon genome encodes:
- the acsC gene encoding acetyl-CoA decarbonylase/synthase complex subunit gamma → MSEKEVKRTSIKEISPIDVYMLLPKTNCKECGEQNCMAFATKLVNREMTLEQCPPLLKKENEKVYKQLWEMLKPLIREVTIGPKEHAIKVGGKYVMYRHEFTYTNPTAIAIDVTDEMSDEELLERVRKTQQFSYEYIGTTLKLNMIAVRSTSNDPEKFKATVKKVVENTTLLLILCSFDSKVLKAGLKAVPKARPLLYAATKENWKDVAELALMYNCPLVAFAPNDLKLLRSLSKTLTEYGVKDLVLDPGTLLGEGLGDMINNFTMIRRAATKKGDELFGFPLIGTPITAWMENADAPVEIAEWNEAYLAATLINRYADILILHSTKGWVLLPNVVLRENIYTDPRKPVAVEPGLRMLGTPSEGSPVMFTTNFALTFYTVASDIESAGVDSYLLVVDSEGIAVDCAVAGRKLTADKVAEAIKEAKMEEKVKHRKLIIPGKAARLSGEIEEASGWEVMVGPRDSSDIPKFLQEKWNKH